In Pseudomonas sp. MYb327, one DNA window encodes the following:
- a CDS encoding aldehyde dehydrogenase family protein: MRDQLYINGEWVSPDLGGYLEVIDPATEQVFQRVAAGTEEDVDHAVRAARRAFDNGWSRTSGADRAQWLEALADELESGQQALAELEVRDNGKPLPEAQWDVGDAIGCFRYYAGLARELDQQQDQPLALPDARFRCRIRHEPIGVAGQIIPWNYPLLMAAWKVAPALAAGATVVLKPSELTPLTALELAAAADRIGLPAGVLNVVTGLGADAGSPLTEHPGVDKLAFTGSVPTGAKIMSAAARDIKNISLELGGKSAFIVFDDADVEAAVEWILFGIFWNQGQVCSATSRLLVQDNIAPRLIERLVEETRKISIGPGMQSGVLLGPLVSQGQYDKVLGFIDQGLASGARLLTGGRRPAHLPQGYFIEPAIFDEPGHSSILWREEVFGPVLCIKRFKTEEQAVQMANASRFGLAAAVMSADLQRTTRVANQLRAGIVWVNCSQPTFVEAPWGGMKHSGIGRELGQWGLHNYLEVKQVTEYVSEQPWGWYLK; encoded by the coding sequence ATGCGTGATCAGCTATACATCAATGGCGAGTGGGTCAGCCCGGATCTGGGCGGTTATCTGGAAGTCATCGACCCGGCCACCGAGCAAGTCTTTCAACGCGTTGCCGCAGGGACTGAAGAAGACGTCGATCATGCCGTACGCGCCGCACGCCGTGCGTTCGATAACGGCTGGAGTCGCACCAGCGGTGCTGATCGCGCGCAATGGCTGGAAGCGCTGGCCGATGAACTGGAGAGCGGCCAACAGGCATTGGCGGAACTGGAAGTGCGCGACAACGGCAAACCCTTGCCCGAAGCGCAGTGGGACGTTGGCGATGCGATTGGCTGTTTCCGCTACTACGCCGGACTCGCCCGCGAACTGGATCAGCAACAGGACCAGCCCTTGGCGTTGCCGGACGCGCGCTTTCGCTGCCGCATCCGCCACGAACCGATTGGCGTGGCCGGGCAGATTATCCCGTGGAACTACCCGCTGCTGATGGCTGCATGGAAAGTCGCACCGGCACTGGCAGCCGGGGCCACGGTGGTGTTGAAACCCTCCGAGCTGACGCCATTGACGGCGCTGGAACTGGCCGCCGCCGCTGACCGCATCGGCCTGCCCGCCGGGGTCTTGAACGTGGTCACAGGCCTGGGCGCCGACGCCGGCAGCCCTCTGACCGAGCACCCCGGCGTGGACAAACTGGCCTTCACCGGCAGCGTGCCCACGGGGGCGAAAATCATGTCGGCGGCGGCCCGCGACATCAAAAACATCAGCCTCGAACTGGGCGGTAAATCCGCGTTCATTGTGTTCGACGATGCTGATGTCGAAGCCGCGGTGGAGTGGATTCTGTTCGGGATTTTCTGGAACCAGGGCCAGGTGTGCAGCGCCACTTCGCGTCTGCTGGTGCAGGACAACATTGCCCCGCGCCTGATCGAACGACTGGTGGAAGAAACCCGCAAGATCAGCATCGGCCCTGGCATGCAGTCCGGTGTTCTGCTGGGGCCTTTGGTCAGCCAAGGCCAGTACGACAAAGTGCTCGGTTTCATCGATCAAGGCCTCGCCAGCGGTGCGCGCCTGCTCACCGGAGGGCGGCGACCGGCGCATTTGCCGCAGGGTTACTTCATCGAACCGGCGATCTTCGACGAACCCGGCCACAGCAGCATCCTCTGGCGCGAAGAAGTGTTCGGCCCCGTGCTGTGCATCAAACGCTTCAAGACCGAAGAACAAGCCGTGCAAATGGCCAACGCCAGCCGCTTCGGTCTCGCCGCCGCGGTGATGAGCGCCGACTTGCAGCGCACCACGCGCGTCGCCAACCAGTTGCGCGCCGGGATTGTCTGGGTCAACTGCTCACAACCGACCTTCGTCGAAGCGCCATGGGGCGGTATGAAACACAGCGGTATCGGCCGTGAGCTGGGGCAATGGGGGTTGCACAACTACCTGGAGGTCAAGCAGGTCACCGAGTACGTCAGTGAGCAACCGTGGGGGTGGTACCTGAAATGA
- a CDS encoding spermidine/putrescine ABC transporter substrate-binding protein — protein sequence MDQKTFIKTLRSWQNGSISRRDFLGRTGLGIAAAVVATNMPGLLTSTAEAADQTKLGDRLSLATWPNYHSQENLDAFAKTTGARVSMSVFGSNEEMLAKLQAGGSGWDVLVPTNYTISTYVGLGLIEPLDLSRIPNFDASAFQQKFMAQGTVDGKVYAVPKNWGTTGMLYDTGKLKNGPTSWKEFWAAAQGPASGRTMVHDYQLTAIGNALKSFGYSFNSLDPKELADAEKLLIEVKPHLFAINSDIQPSMRSGDAWLAMSWTGDASQLHRDNAQMQFELGKEGGELWSDFFAIPKNSEHKDAAYAFINYLLDPQHNKLEVLSHGYPSGDKRVDALLPTAMLSDPIMYPAAEALSPLEFGAAATLTSPARAELMARFKSA from the coding sequence ATGGACCAGAAAACTTTTATCAAGACCCTGCGCAGCTGGCAGAACGGCTCGATCAGTCGCCGCGATTTTCTCGGCCGCACGGGCCTCGGGATCGCCGCTGCGGTGGTCGCGACCAACATGCCCGGCCTATTGACCTCGACCGCCGAGGCCGCCGATCAGACCAAACTGGGCGATCGACTTTCCCTGGCAACCTGGCCGAATTACCACAGCCAGGAAAACCTCGACGCGTTTGCCAAGACCACCGGCGCGCGGGTGTCCATGAGCGTGTTCGGCTCCAACGAAGAAATGCTCGCCAAGTTGCAGGCCGGTGGCAGCGGCTGGGACGTGCTGGTGCCAACCAACTACACCATCAGCACCTACGTCGGCCTGGGCCTGATTGAGCCGCTGGACCTGTCGCGCATTCCCAACTTCGATGCGTCTGCGTTCCAGCAGAAATTCATGGCCCAAGGCACAGTCGACGGCAAGGTGTATGCGGTGCCGAAAAACTGGGGCACCACCGGGATGCTCTACGACACGGGCAAACTGAAAAATGGCCCGACCAGCTGGAAAGAGTTCTGGGCCGCCGCCCAAGGCCCTGCCAGCGGCCGCACCATGGTTCACGACTATCAACTGACCGCCATCGGCAACGCCCTGAAAAGCTTCGGCTACAGCTTCAACTCCCTGGACCCGAAAGAACTGGCCGACGCGGAAAAACTGCTGATCGAAGTCAAGCCACACCTGTTCGCGATCAACTCAGATATCCAGCCGTCAATGCGCAGCGGCGACGCCTGGCTGGCGATGTCCTGGACCGGTGACGCGTCGCAGCTGCACCGCGACAACGCGCAAATGCAGTTCGAGCTGGGCAAGGAAGGTGGCGAACTGTGGAGCGACTTCTTCGCCATCCCGAAAAACTCGGAACACAAAGACGCGGCCTACGCCTTCATCAACTACCTGCTCGATCCGCAGCACAACAAGCTCGAAGTGTTGAGCCACGGCTACCCGAGTGGTGACAAGCGGGTCGACGCGCTGCTGCCAACCGCGATGCTCAGCGATCCAATCATGTACCCGGCCGCCGAAGCCCTCAGCCCACTGGAGTTCGGTGCGGCAGCGACGCTCACCAGCCCGGCGCGTGCCGAACTGATGGCCCGCTTCAAATCCGCCTGA
- a CDS encoding Crp/Fnr family transcriptional regulator, whose protein sequence is MYASPLPNHNHLLAALPANDLQRLVPHLELVGLALGDVLYEPGDTLRHVYFPTDAIVSLLHVTENGSSAEIAVVGNEGLIGIALFMGGESTSSRAVVQSAGSAFRLPGQKLKKEFNRHGDLLLLMLRYTQALITQMSQTALCNRHHSIDQQLCRWLLLSLDRLHGNHLTMTQELIANMLGVRREGVTEAAGKLQRQGVIEYSRGQITVLDRARLERLSCECYLVVKTETDRLLHYTRRQDE, encoded by the coding sequence ATGTATGCCTCACCCCTGCCCAATCACAATCATCTGCTGGCGGCACTTCCGGCCAACGATCTCCAGCGTCTTGTTCCGCATCTGGAACTGGTCGGCCTGGCGCTGGGCGATGTGCTGTATGAACCGGGGGACACCTTGCGCCATGTTTACTTCCCGACCGACGCCATCGTCTCCCTGCTGCATGTCACGGAGAATGGCTCCTCTGCCGAGATCGCCGTGGTCGGCAACGAGGGTTTGATCGGCATCGCGCTGTTCATGGGCGGCGAAAGCACCTCCAGTCGGGCGGTGGTGCAAAGTGCCGGAAGCGCCTTTCGTCTGCCGGGGCAAAAGCTCAAGAAAGAATTCAACCGCCATGGTGATTTGCTGTTACTGATGCTGCGCTACACCCAGGCGCTGATCACGCAAATGTCCCAGACCGCCCTGTGCAATCGCCATCATTCGATCGACCAGCAATTGTGTCGATGGCTACTGTTGTCGCTGGATCGCCTGCACGGCAACCACCTGACCATGACCCAGGAACTGATCGCCAACATGCTTGGCGTGCGCCGCGAAGGCGTCACTGAAGCCGCGGGCAAACTGCAACGCCAAGGCGTCATCGAGTACAGCCGAGGCCAGATCACGGTACTGGACAGAGCACGCCTGGAACGGCTCAGCTGCGAGTGCTACCTGGTGGTCAAGACCGAAACCGATCGATTGTTGCACTACACCCGCCGTCAGGACGAGTAG
- a CDS encoding GntR family transcriptional regulator, with the protein MNLPKFNAPDLGNTPSTSEIITRHLRDAIVAGHFAEDEPIRQDDIARQFNVSKIPVREALKRLEAEGLVMFQRNRGAMVTRISDAELAQMFEVRMLLEDKVLRLAIPNMTEETFARAERICQEFIGEDDVGRWAELNWELHACLYEPAQRPFLVSLIRSVNDKLERYLRMQMSLSAGKERADHEHREILAACRAGDVDQAVKLLDEHIAGVCETLFKHLPHAH; encoded by the coding sequence GTGAACCTACCCAAATTCAACGCTCCCGACCTGGGAAACACGCCCTCGACCTCGGAAATCATCACCCGTCATCTAAGGGATGCGATCGTCGCCGGGCACTTTGCTGAGGATGAGCCGATCCGCCAGGACGACATCGCCCGCCAGTTCAACGTCAGCAAGATTCCGGTGCGCGAGGCTTTAAAGCGGCTGGAGGCTGAAGGGCTGGTGATGTTCCAGCGCAATCGCGGAGCGATGGTCACGCGGATTTCCGATGCGGAACTGGCGCAGATGTTCGAAGTGCGCATGTTGCTGGAAGACAAGGTGTTGCGCCTGGCCATTCCCAACATGACCGAAGAGACCTTCGCCCGTGCCGAGCGGATCTGCCAGGAATTCATCGGCGAGGACGACGTAGGACGCTGGGCCGAGCTCAACTGGGAACTGCACGCGTGCCTTTACGAACCGGCGCAACGGCCATTTCTGGTCAGCCTGATCCGTTCGGTCAACGACAAGCTTGAGCGTTACCTGCGCATGCAGATGAGCCTTTCGGCCGGCAAGGAACGCGCCGATCACGAACACCGCGAGATCCTCGCGGCTTGTCGTGCCGGGGATGTGGACCAGGCGGTGAAGCTGTTGGACGAACACATCGCCGGGGTTTGCGAGACCCTGTTCAAGCACCTGCCCCACGCCCATTGA
- a CDS encoding ABC transporter permease — MNAAAHPQTVQPGSALLVEVRQRRSLGRRITLLMLLPSTLWFLLLLLMPLVIILVFSFGERSAVGGYAGGFTLANYLNLGSRAAAFGNTLVLAPLGTLVCLVAAYPLAYFLAVKVSKNRSLLLTLVIVPFWTSFLIRTYAWIFILSGKGIPALLASLGLEDVRLINTPWAVLIGIVYGYLPLMVFPIYVSLEKLDKRLLEASADLGASAFESFRRITLPLSAPGIITGVMLVFILLMGEFLIPAILGGGKVFFVGNALVDLFLQSRNWPFGSALAMTLVAMMLLIIGLYLKLVARYGGRPADGGL; from the coding sequence ATGAATGCCGCCGCCCACCCGCAAACGGTGCAGCCGGGCAGTGCCCTGTTGGTCGAGGTGCGCCAACGACGCAGCCTCGGCCGGCGGATCACCCTGCTGATGCTCTTGCCTTCGACCCTGTGGTTCCTGCTGCTGTTGTTGATGCCGCTGGTGATCATCCTGGTCTTCAGCTTCGGCGAACGCAGCGCCGTGGGCGGTTATGCCGGGGGCTTCACGCTGGCCAATTACCTGAACCTCGGTTCGCGGGCAGCAGCGTTCGGCAACACGCTGGTGTTGGCGCCACTGGGCACGTTGGTGTGCCTGGTGGCGGCTTATCCACTGGCGTACTTCCTGGCGGTCAAAGTCAGCAAGAACCGTTCGCTGCTGCTGACGTTGGTGATTGTGCCGTTTTGGACCAGTTTCCTGATCCGCACCTACGCGTGGATTTTCATCCTCAGCGGCAAAGGCATTCCGGCCTTGCTGGCCAGCCTGGGTCTTGAGGATGTGCGCTTGATCAACACGCCTTGGGCGGTGCTGATCGGCATCGTCTACGGCTACTTGCCGCTGATGGTCTTCCCGATCTACGTCAGTCTGGAAAAACTCGACAAGCGCCTGCTCGAAGCCTCGGCAGACCTGGGCGCCAGCGCTTTCGAAAGCTTCCGGCGTATCACCCTGCCCCTCTCCGCACCCGGCATCATCACCGGCGTGATGCTGGTGTTCATCCTGCTGATGGGCGAGTTTTTGATCCCGGCCATTCTCGGCGGCGGCAAGGTGTTCTTTGTCGGCAACGCGCTGGTCGACCTGTTCCTGCAATCGCGCAACTGGCCGTTTGGCAGTGCGCTGGCAATGACCCTGGTGGCGATGATGTTGCTGATCATCGGCCTGTATTTGAAGCTGGTGGCGCGCTATGGCGGCCGCCCTGCCGACGGAGGTCTGTGA
- a CDS encoding ABC transporter permease, whose product MWLRSYSTSLYLFLYAPIALIVLFSFNAGRSGLAFECCSVQWFGRAFGNPFIMEALAHSAFIAFCSAVLATLFGTLAVFGLQRAGRKVRLLFDALTYCAIIVPGIVIGISTLIAFISLFDLINPLLASWMPDVPRLNMGFFTVIAAHSLFTMALVMVIVRSRVDSLDKALLEASADLYAPPMQTFWRVTLPQISPAIMAGFLLAFTFSFDDFIIAFFVAGSETTLPIYIFSSIRRGVTPEINAISTVIICVSLALLFTSRSLQNRRTGVQESHHA is encoded by the coding sequence ATGTGGCTGCGCAGCTATTCGACTTCGCTGTACCTGTTTCTCTACGCGCCGATTGCCCTGATCGTGCTGTTCAGCTTCAACGCCGGGCGCAGTGGCCTGGCCTTCGAATGCTGTTCGGTGCAATGGTTCGGCCGCGCCTTCGGCAACCCGTTCATCATGGAAGCGCTCGCGCACAGTGCGTTCATCGCCTTCTGTTCGGCGGTGCTGGCGACGCTGTTCGGCACCCTGGCGGTGTTCGGTTTGCAGCGTGCCGGACGCAAGGTGCGCCTGCTGTTCGATGCCCTGACCTATTGCGCAATCATCGTTCCGGGCATCGTCATCGGCATCTCGACGCTGATTGCGTTCATCAGTCTGTTTGACCTGATCAACCCGCTGCTGGCGAGCTGGATGCCCGACGTGCCTCGGCTGAACATGGGTTTCTTCACCGTGATCGCCGCGCACTCACTGTTCACCATGGCGCTGGTCATGGTGATCGTGCGCAGCCGCGTCGACTCGCTGGACAAAGCCTTGCTGGAAGCTTCGGCCGACCTTTATGCGCCACCGATGCAAACCTTCTGGCGGGTCACCCTGCCGCAGATCAGCCCGGCGATCATGGCCGGATTCCTCCTGGCGTTCACCTTCAGCTTCGACGACTTCATCATCGCCTTCTTCGTCGCCGGCTCGGAAACAACGCTGCCGATCTACATCTTTTCGTCCATCCGCCGCGGCGTGACACCGGAGATCAACGCGATCTCGACGGTGATCATCTGCGTGTCGCTGGCCCTGCTATTCACTTCCCGCTCTCTGCAAAACCGCCGGACCGGCGTCCAGGAGTCGCACCATGCGTGA
- a CDS encoding EAL domain-containing protein: MNTRVELTSGQEAQDFFVQTLEQAVDAVVVVDDQDLVVFFNAAAEKFWGCSRSEMLGSDINSLVPQALSLRHDGFVSVNRSAGNKIAGISRDVRIVRNDGQDRWGVMSVSKIALEERTLYAVFLKDVTQMRLQDIEHRLLSMSVNATSSATCIVDTHAHLIYVNEGLVNLLGYTREEVIGQSPMMFFVSDARAGACVEPGLAAILCGEPNEFSALISKRNGQRLWVHVSSTPVFDAQGQVENIVIVLTDITQSKLHEVLQEKVIGALLKEESLESVLTLLCHEIERIAPEVIVSILSVDSEGILHPLASPGLPSDYSRAIEGLSIGPVAGSCGTAAYRGEPVLVTDINHDPLWADYKHLAQKSGLQACWSLPVRNGCGRIAATFALYFREARGPDPLHAHLVTAGTHLCMLALEREEARQSIRKMAFYDGLTGLPNRNFLLAQAQRSLLEMAREQAELAVLFIDLDRFKQINDALGHASGDELLRVMAQRLRSVLRESDLVGRLSGDEFVLVLTRMDSTQVTTFLERLMALLNRPSTIAGTSVVVSASVGISLFPADGQDMESLLHRADIAMYQAKRTERGSFSFFVEEMNRIAQDRLVMETALRNALASDTLQLFYQPQIDLNSGRLVGVEALARWMHPTLGDISPAQFVPLAEECGLINELSQWVLQEACEQLAAWRQQGLVIPSLSVNLSPINFHNLNLAELIDHQLQRYGLQPSDLCVEVTEGLLLSKSPGTEQTIRDLHALGVRLAIDDFGTGYSSLGYLRHLPISELKLDKSFVDDLEYDTSCRALSESVIGIGKGLSLQVVAEGIECASQRDILKAQGYEVGQGNFFSIPLPGEAFMQLIGPAGCKAVTG, encoded by the coding sequence ATGAACACGAGAGTCGAACTGACAAGTGGCCAAGAGGCGCAGGATTTTTTTGTACAAACACTGGAGCAGGCGGTTGATGCCGTGGTGGTTGTGGATGATCAGGACCTCGTGGTGTTTTTTAATGCGGCGGCCGAGAAATTCTGGGGCTGTTCGCGCAGTGAAATGCTCGGCAGTGATATCAACTCTTTGGTGCCGCAAGCCCTCAGCCTGCGCCATGATGGTTTTGTCAGCGTAAACCGCAGTGCCGGCAACAAGATTGCCGGCATCAGTCGAGATGTCCGGATTGTGCGCAACGATGGCCAGGATCGTTGGGGCGTCATGTCGGTGTCGAAAATCGCCTTGGAGGAACGGACGCTGTACGCGGTTTTTCTCAAGGATGTCACGCAGATGCGCTTGCAGGACATCGAGCACCGTTTGCTCTCGATGTCGGTCAATGCCACCAGCTCGGCGACGTGCATCGTCGACACCCATGCACATCTGATCTATGTGAATGAAGGGCTCGTGAATCTGCTGGGCTACACCCGTGAGGAGGTGATAGGTCAGTCACCGATGATGTTCTTTGTGTCTGACGCTCGGGCGGGGGCCTGCGTAGAACCGGGACTGGCGGCCATTCTCTGTGGTGAACCCAATGAATTCAGTGCGCTGATCAGTAAACGCAACGGCCAGCGGCTATGGGTGCATGTGTCCTCGACCCCCGTGTTTGACGCGCAAGGGCAGGTCGAAAACATTGTCATTGTGCTGACTGACATTACCCAGTCAAAACTGCATGAGGTGCTTCAGGAAAAAGTCATCGGCGCACTGCTCAAGGAGGAATCCCTGGAAAGCGTGCTGACCTTGCTCTGTCATGAAATTGAACGCATCGCTCCCGAAGTCATTGTCTCGATACTCAGCGTGGATTCGGAAGGAATTCTGCACCCCTTGGCCAGCCCTGGCTTGCCCTCGGATTACTCCAGGGCCATCGAAGGCTTGTCCATCGGCCCGGTGGCGGGATCCTGCGGCACCGCTGCGTACCGGGGCGAACCGGTGCTGGTGACGGACATCAATCACGACCCGCTCTGGGCCGATTACAAACACTTGGCGCAGAAATCCGGTTTGCAGGCCTGCTGGTCGTTGCCGGTGCGCAATGGTTGCGGGCGAATCGCCGCAACGTTTGCCCTTTATTTCAGGGAAGCCCGTGGGCCCGACCCTTTGCACGCGCATTTGGTGACGGCCGGCACGCACCTGTGCATGTTGGCGCTGGAGCGCGAGGAAGCGCGCCAATCCATTCGAAAGATGGCCTTTTACGATGGCCTGACGGGGTTGCCCAATCGCAACTTCCTGCTTGCCCAGGCACAGCGCAGTCTTCTGGAAATGGCGCGCGAGCAGGCCGAACTCGCCGTGCTGTTCATTGATCTTGACCGGTTCAAGCAAATCAACGATGCGCTGGGGCATGCCTCGGGGGACGAGTTACTGCGCGTCATGGCGCAAAGGCTGCGTAGCGTGCTGCGTGAGTCTGACCTTGTCGGACGTCTGTCCGGTGATGAGTTCGTGCTGGTGCTGACACGCATGGATTCGACGCAGGTCACGACCTTTCTTGAACGGCTGATGGCGCTGTTGAATCGACCGTCGACGATTGCCGGCACCTCTGTGGTTGTCTCGGCCAGCGTGGGCATCAGCCTGTTCCCGGCCGATGGACAAGACATGGAGAGCCTGCTGCATCGGGCCGACATTGCGATGTATCAGGCCAAGCGCACTGAGCGCGGCAGCTTCAGTTTCTTTGTTGAAGAGATGAACAGGATCGCCCAGGACCGCTTGGTGATGGAAACGGCGCTGCGCAACGCTTTGGCCAGCGATACCCTGCAATTGTTCTATCAGCCACAAATCGACCTCAACAGCGGGCGCCTGGTCGGTGTCGAGGCGCTGGCGCGCTGGATGCACCCGACCCTGGGCGATATTTCGCCCGCGCAATTCGTCCCGCTTGCCGAGGAGTGCGGGTTAATCAATGAGTTGAGTCAATGGGTGCTGCAAGAAGCCTGCGAGCAACTCGCCGCGTGGCGGCAACAAGGTCTGGTGATCCCGTCCCTGTCGGTCAATCTGTCGCCCATCAATTTCCATAACCTCAACCTGGCAGAACTGATTGACCACCAACTTCAGCGATACGGCCTGCAACCCAGCGACCTGTGCGTGGAAGTGACCGAGGGCTTGCTGCTGAGCAAAAGTCCGGGCACCGAACAAACCATCCGCGATTTGCATGCGTTGGGAGTGCGGCTGGCGATCGATGATTTCGGCACGGGTTATTCCAGCCTTGGTTACCTGCGGCATTTGCCCATCAGCGAATTGAAGCTGGACAAAAGTTTTGTCGACGACCTTGAATACGACACGTCCTGCCGGGCCTTGAGCGAATCCGTCATCGGAATCGGCAAAGGCCTTTCCTTGCAGGTGGTGGCGGAAGGCATCGAGTGCGCGAGTCAGCGAGACATTCTCAAGGCCCAGGGCTACGAGGTCGGGCAGGGTAATTTCTTCTCGATCCCGCTGCCCGGCGAGGCATTCATGCAGCTCATTGGGCCTGCAGGTTGCAAGGCAGTCACTGGCTGA
- a CDS encoding ABC transporter ATP-binding protein, protein MNDNQPSDIEFCNVVKRYGEVQAVNGLNFAVRRGSFHSFLGGSGCGKTTTLRMIAGFEQPTSGEVRLAGKNVAGVPAFERPVNMVFQHYALFPHLTVAQNIAYGLRYRTPRPDKKQQMRMADEALEMVRLSGFGQRKPSELSGGQQQRVALARALVNKPTVLLLDEPLAALDRKLRKEMQSELLRLQREVGITFVLVTHDQEEALSMSDSISVMHNGSIIQTATPEQLYEAPASRYVADFIGESNLFNGKVRHLHGNSVVLRTEQGLELTSPLTPTGKALSADADGCIAVRPELISIAGAKADMTREVMLPGCVEDRIYLGNSTEYRVRTQAFGVVCVRVPRQQDHGDNAFEHGAAVRVGWDHANGLAMAL, encoded by the coding sequence GTGAACGACAACCAGCCAAGCGATATCGAATTCTGCAATGTGGTCAAACGCTATGGCGAGGTGCAGGCCGTCAATGGCTTGAATTTCGCGGTGCGACGCGGCTCGTTCCACTCCTTCCTCGGCGGCTCCGGCTGCGGCAAAACTACCACCTTGCGCATGATCGCCGGCTTCGAACAACCCACTAGCGGTGAAGTGCGTCTGGCGGGGAAAAACGTCGCCGGCGTGCCGGCCTTCGAGCGGCCGGTGAACATGGTGTTCCAGCATTACGCGTTGTTTCCGCACCTGACCGTGGCGCAGAACATTGCCTATGGCCTGCGTTATCGCACCCCGCGACCCGACAAAAAACAACAGATGCGCATGGCCGATGAAGCCCTGGAGATGGTTCGGCTGAGCGGCTTCGGCCAGCGTAAACCGAGCGAACTCTCGGGCGGCCAACAGCAACGCGTGGCGTTGGCCCGGGCGCTGGTTAACAAGCCCACGGTGTTGCTGCTCGATGAGCCGCTGGCCGCGCTGGATCGCAAACTGCGCAAGGAGATGCAATCGGAGCTGCTGCGGTTGCAGCGCGAGGTCGGCATCACCTTTGTACTGGTGACTCACGATCAGGAAGAAGCGCTGTCGATGAGCGACAGCATCAGCGTGATGCACAACGGCTCGATCATCCAGACCGCCACTCCGGAACAACTCTACGAAGCGCCGGCCAGCCGCTACGTTGCTGACTTTATCGGCGAATCCAATCTGTTCAACGGCAAGGTCCGCCACCTGCACGGCAACTCGGTGGTGCTACGGACTGAGCAAGGACTGGAACTGACCAGCCCGCTGACACCCACCGGCAAGGCCCTGAGCGCGGACGCCGACGGTTGCATCGCGGTGCGCCCGGAGCTGATCAGCATCGCTGGCGCCAAAGCCGACATGACCCGCGAAGTAATGCTGCCCGGTTGTGTGGAAGACCGCATTTACCTGGGCAATTCCACCGAATACCGCGTGCGTACTCAGGCCTTTGGCGTGGTCTGTGTACGCGTGCCGCGCCAACAGGATCACGGCGACAACGCATTCGAACACGGCGCGGCAGTGCGCGTCGGCTGGGATCACGCCAATGGCCTGGCCATGGCGTTGTAA
- a CDS encoding LuxR C-terminal-related transcriptional regulator, with translation MRPKELKHWTTGVAHLLDLPAGHSRLSGLSHWLRQVCPVDHFVLFVYEGNHRPLALFDTFSADKRAVYVDDYQCGPYLLDPFYLACTRGQAPGLWRLRQFAPDHFYLGEYYLTYYQQTGLAEEVAFFVDLGGGATAVLSLMRSSTSCAFSRDEMQLVECAQAVVEQVINEAWRLRLAQQPRPEQDLDFKIRDAFDHFGRHILTGREQEIVQLLLRGHSSASVAEQLNISPGTVKIHRKNIYAKLGIGSQSELLGLFIRELTENELQAPGLNTAIV, from the coding sequence ATGCGCCCCAAGGAACTGAAACACTGGACCACCGGCGTCGCCCACTTGCTTGACTTGCCCGCTGGGCACTCACGGCTATCGGGGTTGAGTCACTGGTTGCGGCAAGTATGCCCGGTCGATCATTTCGTGCTGTTTGTCTACGAAGGCAACCATCGACCGTTGGCGCTGTTCGACACCTTCTCGGCGGACAAGCGCGCGGTGTATGTCGATGACTATCAGTGCGGGCCTTATTTGCTCGATCCGTTTTACCTGGCTTGCACTCGCGGGCAAGCACCCGGGCTGTGGCGTTTGCGCCAATTTGCGCCCGACCACTTCTATCTCGGCGAGTACTACCTGACTTACTACCAGCAAACCGGCCTGGCAGAAGAAGTGGCGTTTTTCGTTGACCTCGGCGGCGGCGCCACGGCGGTGCTGTCGCTGATGCGTTCCTCCACCAGTTGCGCGTTCAGCCGTGACGAAATGCAGTTGGTCGAGTGCGCCCAAGCGGTGGTCGAGCAAGTCATCAACGAAGCCTGGCGCCTGCGTCTGGCCCAGCAACCGCGCCCGGAACAGGACCTCGACTTCAAGATTCGCGATGCCTTCGACCACTTCGGCAGGCACATCCTGACCGGGCGCGAACAGGAAATCGTCCAGTTGCTGTTGCGCGGCCACTCCAGCGCCTCAGTCGCCGAACAACTGAACATCAGCCCTGGCACCGTGAAGATCCACCGCAAGAACATCTACGCCAAACTCGGTATTGGCAGTCAGTCTGAATTGTTGGGGCTGTTCATCCGTGAGCTCACTGAGAATGAGTTGCAGGCTCCTGGCTTAAACACCGCGATTGTCTAA